Proteins from a genomic interval of Papaver somniferum cultivar HN1 chromosome 4, ASM357369v1, whole genome shotgun sequence:
- the LOC113272268 gene encoding zinc finger BED domain-containing protein RICESLEEPER 1-like, with product MSGLKKGIRQDVKTRWNSTYLMLDSCILYKPVFSHLKLVDSDYEDCPTNEEWEQIEVVTKFLKVFHELTKVFSGSKYPTSNLYFERICQVQVLLKKESRSNIEFIRNMVKEMQAKFDSYWKELSPILAMAVVLDPRSKMNFVKFTYSKLYPDERELECQVNKVHSNIKALFNEYYTLSSSRASNSCAAQNLSVQNGGNFAAQEGSDFFQEYVATQERGGNVLTDLSELDEYLGEMGYFVNSYFNRRIGVCI from the exons ATGTCTGGTCTGAAAAAGGGTATTCGGCAAGACGTAAAGACAAG gtggaattcaacttatcttatGTTAGACAGTTGTATCTTGTATAAGCCAGTTTTCTCTCATTTGAAGTTGGTGGATTCAGACTATGAAGACTGTCCAACTAATGAAGAATGGGAACAAATTGAAGTAGTCACAAAGTTTCTCAAGGTGTTTCATGAACTCACAAAGGTTttttctggtagtaagtatcctacttCCAATCTGTATTTTGAAAGAATTTGTCAAGTTCAGGTGTTACTAAAGAAAGAGAGCAGAAGTAATATTGAATTCATTAGGAACATGGTAAAAGAGATGCAAGCAAAATTTGATAGTTACTGGAAGGAGTTGAGTCCTATATTGGCTATGGcagttgtgttagatcctagatcgAAAATGAATTTTGTGAAATTTACTTACTCCAAGTTGTATCCTGATGAGAGAGAATTAGAATGTCAAGTTAATAAAGTGCATAGTAATATAAAAGCACTTTTTAATGAGTATTACACCTTGTCAAGTTCAAGAGCTTCCAACAGTTGTGCAGCTCAAAATTTGAGTGTTCAAAATGGTGGGAATTTTGCTGcccaagaagggagtgatttttttcag GAATATGTTGCAACACAGGAACGTGGTGGTAATGTATTAACTGACTTGTCAGAGTTAGATGAATATCTTGGCGAGAT GGGAtattttgtcaattcctatttcaaccgtCGCATCGGAGTATGCATTTAG